One Microcebus murinus isolate Inina chromosome 10, M.murinus_Inina_mat1.0, whole genome shotgun sequence DNA segment encodes these proteins:
- the PHF5A gene encoding PHD finger-like domain-containing protein 5A, which translates to MAKHHPDLIFCRKQAGVAIGRLCEKCDGKCVICDSYVRPCTLVRICDECNYGSYQGRCVICGGPGVSDAYYCKECTIQEKDRDGCPKIVNLGSSKTDLFYERKKYGFKKR; encoded by the exons ATGGCTAAACACCATCCAGATTTGATCTTTTGCCGCAAGCAGGCTGGCGTTG CCATTGGAAGACTGTGTGAAAAAT gTGACGGCAAGTGTGTAATCTGTGACTCCTATGTGCGTCCCTGCACCCTCGTGCGAATATGTGATGAGTGTAACTATGGCTCTTACCAGGGGCGCTGTGTGATCTGTGGAGGCCCAGGAGTCTCTGATGCCTATTATTGTAAGGAGTGTACCATCCAGGAGAAGGAT AGAGATGGCTGCCCAAAAATTGTCAATTTGGGGAGCTCTAAGACAGACCTCTTCTATGAACGCAAAAAATACGGCTTCAAGAAAAGGTGA